The nucleotide sequence ATCCACGCTCCGGCCTCAAGCCGGGCCGCTTCGACGCAGGGACGGCCGCCGAGAACATGCGCCTCGTTTCATTCTCGCCCAAGCCGGCCGCGTTCGACACGGCACGTGGTCTGACGTTCATCAACTCGGATCTCGCCTTCAGTAACAAGTACGTCTACCAGGGTAACTTTGCCGGGTTCACGGTATGGGACGTGAGCGACCCTGTCGCGCCGAAGACCGTCGCTGTGGTGTCGTGCATCACCGCGCAGGCTGACCCGTCAGTGTACGGGAACCTGCTCTTCATCTCTGCAGAAGGTCGCGGAAATCGCAACGACTGCGCAAAGGGCGGCGTGCAGGATCCAAAGGACCACATGGCTGGCGTCCGCATCTACGACGTATCCAATCCAGCGGCGCCGCGACTCATCAAGAACGTGCAGACGTGCAAGGGATCGCACACTCACACGATCGTTCCCGATCCCAGGGACAAGGGCGTCATATACATCTACGTCTCCGGCAATCAGGAGGCGCGCCCAGCCACCGAGCTTGCGGGCTGCAACAACGGAACCGATCCGGCAGACGTGAACAACTCCCTCTTCCGGCTCGATGTGATTCGAGTTCCGCTCGCGCACCCCGAACAGTCCGAAGTGGTGACTGGAGCCCGCATCTTCACAGGCCTCGGCGTTGCACCTCGGGCAGCTGGACGTCCCGTCCGCGCCCGTCCCGGCGCAGAGCCGGCGCTACCGACCGGCCCGCGCAACTGCCATGACGTAACTGCGTATCCCGAAATGAATCTCCTCGCCGGAGCGTGCGCGAGCTACGGCCTGCTGGTCGATATCTCGAATCCACTGAAGCCGATACGTCTCGACGCAGTCTCCGATACGAACTTCTCGCTCTGGCACACAGCCGTGTTCAGCAACGACGGCAAGCAAGTCGTGTTCACCGATGAGTGGGGCGGTGGCACGGGTCCGATGTGCCAGGCAACGTCGATGATGGAGATGGGCGGAAACACCACCCTGACGATCGACTCGAAGCGGAAGCTCACTCAACACGCGTACTTCAAGATCCCGACGGCGCAGTCGGCGCAGGAAAACTGCGTTTCGCACAACGGTGGACTCATCCCGGTGCCCGGCCGCGACATCATGGCGCAGGGGTGGTATCAGGGCGGAGTGAACGTCATCGACTTCACAGACCCCGACCATCCGAAGGAGCTGGCATACTTCGACCGCGGACCGATCGACGCCGCACCCACGGCGCCCGAGGGTGATCGTGGCACGCGCGGTACGATTGGTGGATCGTGGGGCGCTTACTGGTGGAACGGATTGATCTATTCGTCGGAGCTCGATCGCGGATTCGATATCTACGAGCTCACGCCAAGCGATCAGCTCTCCGCAAATGAGATCGCAGCGGCGAAGCTCGTGCACCTGGAGCAGTACAATCCGCAGAGCCAGCCGCACATCGTGTGGCCCGCGGCGTTCCCCGTTGTCCGCTCGTATCTGGACCAGCTCGTTCGCGGCAACGGCCTTGCCACGGAGCGTACGACAGCAATCGCGAAAGCGCTCGACGCCGCGGAGAAGCAGAACGGCTCGCAGCGGCGCGCCTCACTTCAGACGCTGGCCGCACAGGTGAACAAGGACGTGAATGGCGCGCACGATCAGGCGCGAGTCAAGTCGATGGCGGCAGCAATCACGGCTCTCGCCAAGGCGACCGAGTAGCACGCAATGTGAAGATGATGCACGTGTGACCGACTATCGCAACGTCGGGTAGCACTTGATAACACCGCGGATCGCCATGCTGACGTCAGCACTGCGATCCGCGGTTTTGTTTCCCCTGGGACCTGTCGGCGCCATCGCGTCAGCGTGCAGCAGTAAAGGTGTGACATGCGTCACGTTCTTGCACTGCCGTTTTCAGCGAAGGTACATTGTAGATACAATGACCTCCCCCCGACGTCAGTCAGGGAACGGAGATGTTCGAGCTTTCATAGGCAGTCGACTGACGCGTCGATAGCATGTCCTGGCGACGCAAACATCAAATACGAGCAGATAATGGCGAATACAGAGTGGTGGCAGCGCGGTCCGGTCGAGGGTGTTCCTTCTCTCCTGCAGCCGGTGGCGCACATCCTTCTCCAGGTCCGGGAAAGTGTCGGCGAGCTGACCGCGAATCTGACTGAAGCCGAGTGGAACGCGCGTCCGGCCAACGTTGCGTCGTCTGCGTTTCACGTGCGCCACATCACCGGTGTCATCGATCGCCTCTTCACCTACGCACGAGGTGACGGCCTGTCACCGGAACAGTTCTCGGCGATTCGGTCCGAAGGCGATCATCTACCTGCCTCCGACGTCGCGGCGGTGCTCGACGCGCTGTCAGCACGCGTCGACTCGGCGGTCGCCGAGCTTCGCACGATAGATGTCGCCACGCTGGGCGACTTTCGCGCGGTCGGACGTGCAAAGCTCCCTTCGACGGTGATCGGGTGCCTTGTGCATGGTGCGGAACACTCGATGCGGCATGTCGGTCAGCTATCGGTAACGGCACGCATAGCGCGAGCGACGGATGCCAAGGCGTAATACGCGCCGGCCATACCGTACTCGCGAGAGATCTGTCTGAATCTCGCATTCCACACACTTCAACGAACGGCCAAGCACTGCTCACGATCACTGACTCGTACGTCGATCCCGATTTTGCGGCGCGATATGCGGCGGCGGTAGACGAAGCTCCGTACAATGCGTTGTACGAACGGCCTGCAATGCTCGCTCTGCTGCCGCCGGTCGCGGACTGTCACATTCTCGACGCTGGCTGCGGTGGCGGATGGTACGCGGCGCAATTGTTGGAACGTGGCGCGAATGTTACGGCGATCGATGCCAGCGCCACGCTCGTCGAGCACGCCCGTCGTCGTCTCTCGTCCTTTCTTACCGGTGAGTCGGCACC is from Gemmatimonadota bacterium and encodes:
- a CDS encoding DinB family protein, producing the protein MANTEWWQRGPVEGVPSLLQPVAHILLQVRESVGELTANLTEAEWNARPANVASSAFHVRHITGVIDRLFTYARGDGLSPEQFSAIRSEGDHLPASDVAAVLDALSARVDSAVAELRTIDVATLGDFRAVGRAKLPSTVIGCLVHGAEHSMRHVGQLSVTARIARATDAKA